From a single Fulvivirga ulvae genomic region:
- a CDS encoding geranylgeranylglycerol-phosphate geranylgeranyltransferase, with product MVPSSRYKPNNFSLSGFIQLTRFWNLLIIVFAQYFTASFLIDSSKNISYYLLHHELFLLSLSSVLIAAAGYIINDYYDVKIDLINKPHRVVVGKVLKRRVAMAAHTVLNFTGIGLGFLLSWQIGAINFASALLLWLYSNQLKRMPFIGNFVVAILTGLSIYIVEILFQSGNLLVVAYALFSFVFTLIREIIKDMEDLKGDATFGCRTLPVVYGLRKTKNVIYVLSLAFLSGLSFLAYIFVGEEMTLFCLLLIVPLGFMAYKLSRADTIKDFSYLSNYCKLIMFLGILSMVVFK from the coding sequence ATGGTACCATCCTCACGTTATAAACCAAATAACTTCTCCTTATCAGGGTTCATCCAGCTTACCCGCTTCTGGAATTTGTTGATCATAGTATTCGCCCAGTATTTTACAGCCTCGTTTTTAATTGATTCTTCTAAAAATATAAGCTATTATTTATTGCATCACGAGCTGTTTTTACTTTCGTTATCTTCAGTACTGATAGCAGCAGCCGGATATATTATCAATGACTATTATGATGTTAAGATCGACCTTATCAATAAGCCCCATCGTGTAGTAGTAGGCAAGGTTTTAAAGAGACGGGTGGCAATGGCTGCCCATACGGTACTTAATTTTACAGGCATCGGCTTAGGCTTTCTGCTTTCATGGCAAATAGGTGCAATAAATTTTGCGTCGGCACTCCTTCTTTGGCTTTATTCCAACCAGTTAAAAAGGATGCCCTTTATAGGAAATTTTGTAGTAGCTATATTAACGGGCCTGTCTATCTACATTGTGGAAATACTTTTTCAGTCGGGTAACCTGCTGGTGGTGGCCTATGCGCTTTTTTCCTTTGTGTTTACGCTTATCCGGGAGATAATAAAGGACATGGAAGATCTGAAAGGAGATGCCACTTTCGGCTGCAGGACTTTGCCGGTGGTTTATGGGCTCAGGAAAACAAAAAATGTTATATATGTGCTATCTCTGGCTTTTTTATCAGGCCTTAGCTTTTTAGCTTATATATTTGTGGGAGAAGAAATGACACTTTTTTGCTTACTACTAATTGTTCCCTTAGGTTTTATGGCCTACAAGCTCTCCAGGGCCGACACAATAAAGGACTTCAGTTATTTGAGTAACTATTGTAAATTAATCATGTTCCTTGGGATATTAAGCATGGTTGTGTTTAAATAA
- the mreC gene encoding rod shape-determining protein MreC, giving the protein MQRLFLFLYQYRAFLTFLFLEILCSWFIIQNNNYQGAKFFNSSNRLAAGLLQSSGNISDYFSLAKVNTDLARENADLKERLEQLNQKLVEVQISQVNDSTLSEADSVTIPETDSIVIRKYEYFSAKVINNSTRRFNNYITINKGAVDGVEPGFGVIGNDGVVGKVKIVSKHFSVITSILHGDVLVSAKVKRTGDLATVKWGGIDPYIAQLMYVPRHVKPQVNDTIVTSGYNAIFPEGIPIGLIKEVEVREDALFYDITISLASDLNELSYVYLIKNSLKTEQDSLETNAEIF; this is encoded by the coding sequence ATGCAAAGATTATTTCTGTTTCTTTATCAATACAGAGCGTTCTTGACATTTCTTTTCCTAGAGATACTTTGTAGTTGGTTTATTATACAAAACAACAATTATCAGGGAGCTAAATTCTTTAATTCTTCAAACAGGCTGGCGGCAGGGCTACTTCAGTCGTCAGGTAATATATCGGACTACTTCAGTCTGGCAAAGGTTAATACTGACCTTGCCCGGGAGAATGCAGATTTAAAAGAGAGGCTTGAGCAGCTTAATCAAAAGCTTGTTGAGGTTCAGATAAGCCAGGTAAACGACAGCACCCTGTCTGAAGCAGATAGCGTTACCATCCCTGAAACAGACAGCATTGTCATTAGAAAATATGAGTACTTTAGTGCTAAAGTCATTAACAACTCAACGCGGAGGTTTAATAACTATATTACCATAAACAAAGGGGCAGTTGATGGTGTAGAGCCGGGATTTGGCGTTATTGGTAACGATGGTGTGGTTGGCAAAGTAAAGATTGTTTCGAAACACTTTTCTGTGATTACCTCTATTCTGCATGGAGATGTGCTGGTTTCGGCCAAAGTAAAAAGGACCGGTGATCTGGCTACAGTAAAGTGGGGTGGAATAGATCCCTATATTGCGCAGCTTATGTATGTTCCCCGTCATGTAAAACCTCAGGTGAATGATACTATAGTTACTTCTGGTTACAATGCAATATTCCCCGAGGGTATACCTATAGGTTTAATAAAAGAAGTAGAGGTTCGTGAAGATGCTCTTTTTTACGACATCACCATATCATTGGCCAGCGACTTGAATGAGCTATCCTATGTGTACCTCATCAAAAATAGCCTTAAAACGGAACAAGATTCTTTGGAAACTAACGCGGAAATATTTTAA
- a CDS encoding TonB-dependent receptor — translation MRVLIIAALLLLSSYVSHGQFVVKGTIKDADTGEVLPAANVFLEEKAVPADGQGRFTFGEVKEGQYLLKVTFIGYDPYEQELDVTDDQDLEVVLTPDVYMTDEVIVSATRANDKTPTTFTVVNREEIEENNLGQDLPFVLNWTPSLVTTSDAGAGVGYTGLRIRGSDATRINVTINGVPLNDSESQGVFWVDIPDIASSTENIQIQRGVGTSTNGAGAFGGTINLQTNTKQEKPYGEVINSFGSFDTWRHTLGFGTGLIDDKWTFNGRLSKITSDGYIDRATSDLNSYYLSGGFYGKKILVKAIIFGGKERTYQSWYGTPEAVLENDAEGIEAVIANNGVSDALAENLRTAGRTFNWYMYEDEVDDYQQDHYQLHVSQLLMPDFTANVSLHYTYGRGYYEQFREDADFEDYSLPNVTVGDTTITSTDLIRRRWLDNDFYGFTYSFEYQKERWNAVLGGAYNIYEGDHFGEIIWAEFAAGTSIEERYYDNTGDKNDFNTFLKVNYQITNSLSAFGDLQYRNVRYDIAGIDNDQRLLGISANYDFFNPKFGLVYSLDANSNFYASYSIANREPVRSDFIDAPTRPEYETLRNLEAGFRKRAANYQLQANYYLMDYKNQLVLTGELNDVGSALRTNVKNSYRTGVEIQGQFYISKRFRVMANATFSQNKVGSFNEIIYDYGAGFDEYNIIENEYEDTDVAFSPDIIAGSQITLLPVKGLELSLLSKYVGKQYLDNTSNDNRAIDAYFVNDLRLMYTLHTDFIRDMAFTFQVNNIFDELYASNGYTFGYQGGPDYVVRENYYYPQATRNFLASVALRF, via the coding sequence ATGAGGGTTTTGATTATTGCAGCGTTATTGCTGTTGTCGTCCTATGTGTCGCATGGACAGTTTGTGGTTAAGGGTACCATTAAGGATGCTGATACCGGTGAAGTACTTCCTGCGGCTAATGTGTTCTTAGAGGAAAAAGCAGTGCCGGCAGATGGACAGGGGAGGTTTACGTTTGGTGAGGTTAAGGAAGGGCAATACTTGCTGAAGGTTACATTCATTGGCTATGATCCCTATGAGCAGGAACTGGATGTTACCGACGATCAGGACCTGGAGGTTGTTTTAACGCCAGATGTTTACATGACTGACGAAGTGATAGTTTCAGCTACCAGGGCCAATGATAAAACACCCACGACTTTTACAGTGGTAAACAGGGAAGAAATAGAAGAAAATAACCTCGGTCAGGATCTGCCATTTGTGCTTAACTGGACGCCTTCACTAGTCACTACATCTGATGCAGGGGCTGGAGTAGGCTACACGGGTTTGAGGATCAGGGGAAGTGATGCCACCAGGATCAACGTAACAATCAATGGTGTGCCGCTAAACGACAGCGAGTCTCAAGGGGTGTTCTGGGTAGACATCCCTGATATTGCCTCTTCTACAGAAAATATACAGATACAGCGAGGTGTAGGTACATCTACCAATGGAGCAGGAGCTTTTGGAGGAACGATAAATCTGCAAACCAACACCAAACAGGAAAAACCTTATGGGGAAGTGATCAACTCTTTTGGATCATTTGACACGTGGAGGCATACACTGGGTTTTGGTACAGGTCTTATTGATGATAAATGGACATTTAACGGCAGGCTGTCCAAGATCACTTCTGACGGTTACATAGACAGAGCCACTTCTGACCTGAATTCTTACTACTTATCAGGAGGGTTTTATGGTAAAAAAATTCTGGTGAAAGCCATAATATTCGGAGGAAAGGAACGTACGTATCAATCGTGGTATGGTACGCCAGAGGCAGTTCTTGAAAATGATGCCGAAGGAATAGAGGCCGTGATTGCCAACAATGGAGTTAGCGATGCACTGGCTGAAAACCTTAGAACAGCAGGGAGAACCTTTAACTGGTACATGTATGAGGACGAGGTGGACGATTACCAGCAAGACCATTATCAACTGCATGTATCTCAGCTATTAATGCCGGATTTTACAGCCAATGTATCTCTGCATTATACTTATGGCCGTGGGTATTACGAGCAGTTCAGAGAGGATGCCGATTTTGAAGACTATAGTTTGCCCAATGTTACTGTTGGTGATACCACCATTACATCAACTGATCTGATCAGAAGAAGGTGGCTTGACAATGACTTCTATGGTTTTACCTATTCATTTGAGTATCAGAAGGAGCGATGGAATGCTGTTTTGGGAGGTGCATACAACATTTATGAAGGTGATCACTTTGGCGAGATCATATGGGCGGAATTTGCAGCAGGCACCTCTATCGAAGAGAGGTACTACGATAATACCGGTGATAAGAATGATTTTAACACTTTTCTAAAAGTCAACTATCAGATAACAAACAGCTTAAGCGCTTTCGGAGACCTGCAATACCGCAATGTAAGATATGACATAGCCGGGATTGACAATGATCAACGCTTGCTGGGCATTTCTGCAAATTATGATTTTTTCAATCCGAAGTTTGGATTGGTGTACTCACTTGATGCAAACAGTAATTTCTACGCTTCTTACAGCATTGCAAACAGGGAGCCGGTACGTAGCGATTTTATTGATGCTCCAACAAGGCCTGAGTACGAAACCTTGAGAAATCTTGAAGCAGGATTTAGAAAAAGGGCTGCTAATTATCAACTCCAGGCCAATTACTACTTGATGGATTATAAAAATCAACTGGTACTTACCGGAGAGCTAAACGATGTAGGTAGCGCCCTGCGAACTAATGTTAAGAACAGCTACAGAACAGGTGTAGAGATCCAGGGGCAGTTTTATATATCAAAGCGATTCAGGGTGATGGCAAATGCCACTTTTAGTCAAAACAAGGTAGGTTCGTTCAATGAGATCATATACGACTATGGGGCCGGTTTTGATGAGTACAATATTATAGAAAATGAATATGAAGATACAGATGTTGCCTTTTCACCTGATATTATAGCCGGATCGCAAATCACTCTTCTCCCTGTAAAAGGACTTGAGCTGTCCTTACTCTCTAAGTACGTGGGTAAGCAATATCTCGATAATACATCAAACGATAACCGGGCCATAGATGCTTATTTTGTGAATGATTTGAGGTTGATGTACACTTTACATACAGATTTTATAAGGGATATGGCCTTTACGTTCCAGGTGAATAATATATTTGATGAGCTTTATGCTTCAAACGGTTATACTTTTGGCTATCAGGGCGGACCGGATTATGTAGTAAGGGAGAATTACTATTATCCACAAGCCACGAGAAACTTCCTGGCTTCTGTAGCTTTGAGGTTTTAA
- the purN gene encoding phosphoribosylglycinamide formyltransferase, which produces MTRIAIFASGSGSNAEKITEYFRSNNQITVSLILTNNPKAYVLERAKKLRVPAVAFSRDDLRNTNKVLDILREYQIDFVVLAGFLLLVPENLVETYPGRIINIHPALLPKFGGKGMYGDNVHQAVKSAGERETGISIHYVNNKYDEGEIIFQAKCPVTEEDTAETVADKVHQLEYQHYPQVIESVINNSIKNL; this is translated from the coding sequence ATGACGAGAATCGCCATTTTTGCTTCAGGTAGCGGCTCCAATGCCGAGAAAATCACCGAATATTTTAGGAGCAACAATCAAATTACGGTTAGCCTTATACTCACAAATAACCCCAAAGCCTATGTGCTGGAAAGAGCAAAGAAGCTTCGGGTACCCGCTGTAGCCTTCAGCAGAGATGATCTGAGGAATACTAATAAAGTGCTTGACATACTGAGAGAATATCAGATAGATTTCGTGGTGCTGGCCGGGTTCCTTCTGCTGGTTCCTGAAAATTTGGTAGAGACATATCCTGGCAGGATCATCAATATTCACCCCGCCCTTCTTCCGAAGTTCGGAGGTAAAGGGATGTACGGAGATAATGTTCATCAGGCTGTAAAATCTGCAGGAGAGAGAGAGACCGGTATCAGTATTCACTATGTTAATAATAAGTATGATGAAGGCGAAATTATCTTTCAGGCTAAATGCCCTGTCACCGAAGAGGATACTGCCGAAACGGTCGCTGATAAGGTGCATCAGTTAGAATACCAACATTATCCGCAGGTAATAGAATCAGTGATTAATAATTCAATTAAAAATTTATAA
- the pyrH gene encoding UMP kinase gives MRYKRILLKLSGESLMGSGQYGIDPNRLLQYANEIKAVKEKGVEIAIVIGGGNIFRGVMAEAAGIERVQGDYMGMLATVINGMALQSALEGVGLYTRLMSGIKMEQVCEPFIRRRAIRHLEKGRIVIFGAGIGNPYFTTDSTASLRAIEIQADVVLKGTRVDGVYTADPEKDPTAERYSELSFQEAYERNLNIMDMTAFTLCQENNLPIIVFDMNKPDNLLNILHGENAGTLIT, from the coding sequence ATGAGATATAAACGGATATTACTGAAGCTAAGTGGTGAGTCTTTAATGGGGTCAGGGCAATATGGCATAGATCCTAACCGATTGTTGCAATATGCAAATGAAATTAAAGCAGTAAAAGAAAAAGGGGTTGAAATTGCTATTGTGATTGGCGGCGGCAACATCTTTAGGGGTGTAATGGCAGAAGCTGCAGGTATCGAAAGGGTACAGGGAGATTATATGGGCATGTTGGCTACAGTTATTAATGGCATGGCCCTGCAAAGTGCGCTTGAAGGTGTAGGTCTTTACACAAGGCTTATGTCCGGAATAAAGATGGAGCAGGTTTGTGAGCCGTTCATCAGAAGGAGAGCCATAAGACACCTGGAAAAGGGTAGAATTGTGATCTTCGGTGCCGGCATTGGTAACCCTTACTTCACTACTGACTCAACAGCCAGTCTCAGGGCCATAGAAATTCAGGCCGATGTGGTGCTAAAAGGAACTCGGGTAGATGGTGTTTACACCGCAGATCCAGAAAAGGATCCTACCGCTGAAAGGTACTCAGAACTATCGTTTCAGGAGGCATATGAGAGGAACCTAAACATTATGGACATGACCGCCTTTACTTTATGCCAGGAAAACAACCTGCCCATTATTGTGTTTGATATGAATAAACCGGACAATCTGCTGAATATTC
- the purH gene encoding bifunctional phosphoribosylaminoimidazolecarboxamide formyltransferase/IMP cyclohydrolase, which yields MSLKKIKSALISVYYKDNLEPIVRLLAKNNVQIFSTGGTQKFIEDLGVEVTAVEDLTSYPSIFGGRVKTLHPKVFGGILYRRELDDDQKQADEFEIPSIDLVIVDLYPFEETVASGASEQDIIEKIDIGGISLIRAAAKNFKDVLIVSSREQYTDVEQLLRAKEGATELTDRKLFAAKAFDMSSHYDSAIFNYFNGNGEVGSFKQSLRDKKVLRYGENPHQEGAYYGDLDSMLEKLNGKELSYNNLVDIDAAVSLIEEFDDTAFAILKHTNACGVATGSTVKEAYERAFAADTVSAFGGVLITNKTMDKDAAEAMHSLFFEILIAPDFTEDALEVLKQKKNRILLKQQYKLNTKKQYKSLLNGVIEQDRDLKTDALEDLKVVTKKAPAEEEKSALIFASKVAKHTKSNTIVLAKDGQLLASGVGQTSRVDALKQAIHKAKTFGFDLNGAVMASDAFFPFPDCVEIAYSEGVRSVIQPGGSIKDQDSIDFCDKNNMAMVFTGIRHFKH from the coding sequence ATGTCTTTGAAGAAGATCAAATCGGCCTTAATATCAGTTTATTACAAGGACAATCTTGAGCCGATAGTCAGGCTACTTGCGAAAAACAATGTTCAGATTTTTTCAACCGGAGGTACTCAGAAATTCATTGAAGACCTTGGCGTGGAAGTAACAGCTGTGGAGGACTTAACCAGCTATCCTTCAATTTTTGGAGGAAGGGTAAAAACATTACACCCTAAAGTGTTTGGAGGTATCTTGTACAGAAGAGAGCTGGATGATGATCAGAAACAGGCCGATGAGTTTGAAATACCCAGTATAGACTTAGTGATTGTTGACCTGTATCCTTTTGAAGAAACCGTAGCTTCTGGTGCATCTGAACAGGATATTATAGAAAAAATTGATATTGGGGGTATTTCTTTGATCAGAGCAGCAGCTAAAAATTTTAAGGACGTACTCATCGTATCTTCACGGGAACAATATACTGATGTTGAGCAATTGCTAAGAGCAAAAGAAGGAGCTACCGAACTGACTGACCGGAAGCTGTTCGCGGCTAAAGCCTTCGATATGAGCTCTCATTATGATTCAGCCATTTTCAACTATTTCAATGGCAACGGTGAGGTAGGTAGCTTTAAGCAAAGCCTGAGAGATAAAAAAGTACTTCGGTATGGCGAAAACCCACACCAGGAGGGCGCATATTACGGTGACCTTGATTCAATGCTGGAGAAACTCAATGGCAAAGAACTTTCTTACAATAATCTTGTTGATATTGACGCGGCAGTTTCGTTAATTGAAGAGTTTGACGATACTGCTTTTGCTATACTTAAACATACCAATGCATGCGGTGTGGCTACAGGCAGCACAGTGAAGGAGGCTTATGAAAGAGCATTCGCAGCTGATACCGTTTCGGCTTTTGGAGGAGTATTGATCACCAACAAAACTATGGATAAAGATGCGGCGGAAGCTATGCATTCGTTGTTCTTTGAGATCTTGATTGCTCCAGATTTTACAGAAGATGCCCTGGAGGTACTTAAGCAAAAGAAAAACAGGATATTGCTGAAACAACAATATAAACTGAATACAAAAAAACAATATAAAAGCCTGCTAAACGGAGTAATAGAACAAGACAGGGACTTGAAAACAGATGCACTGGAGGACCTTAAGGTAGTGACAAAGAAAGCTCCTGCTGAAGAAGAGAAATCAGCCCTGATCTTTGCCAGTAAAGTGGCCAAACATACCAAGTCCAATACTATAGTGTTGGCAAAGGATGGTCAGCTACTGGCAAGCGGTGTAGGCCAGACCTCACGTGTAGATGCCCTGAAGCAGGCCATTCACAAAGCCAAAACTTTTGGTTTTGATCTTAATGGTGCCGTTATGGCTTCTGATGCTTTCTTTCCTTTCCCGGACTGTGTGGAGATCGCTTACAGTGAGGGGGTAAGGTCGGTGATTCAGCCAGGAGGTTCTATTAAAGATCAGGATTCCATTGATTTTTGTGATAAAAACAACATGGCTATGGTATTTACCGGAATACGCCATTTCAAACATTAA
- a CDS encoding rod shape-determining protein: protein MGLFDFFSSDIAIDLGTANTLIIHKDKIVVDEPSIIAIDKNTNKVLAIGREAMQMHEKTHENIKTIRPLKDGVIADFHAAEHMIRGMIKMIDSGKKLFPSSHRMVICIPSGITEVEKRAVRDSAEHAGAKEVYMIHEPIAAAIGIGIDIEQPVGSMIVDIGGGTTEIAVIALSGIVCDQSIRVAGDTFNRDILDYMRRQHNLLIGERSAEKVKIEVGSALTELDDGPEDYEIRGRDLMTGIPKVIKISYSEIAFALDKSVSKIEEAVLKALEISPPELSADIYDNGIHLTGGGALLRGLDKRLALKTKLPIHVAEDPLRAVVRGTGHALKNLNSFKAVLMT, encoded by the coding sequence ATGGGATTGTTCGATTTTTTTTCTAGTGATATAGCCATTGACCTCGGTACAGCTAACACCCTAATCATACATAAAGACAAAATAGTAGTAGATGAGCCCTCCATAATAGCCATCGATAAAAATACAAACAAAGTATTGGCTATTGGCAGGGAAGCTATGCAGATGCATGAGAAGACACATGAGAATATCAAGACCATTCGTCCGTTAAAGGATGGCGTGATCGCTGACTTCCATGCTGCCGAGCATATGATCAGAGGAATGATCAAAATGATCGATAGCGGTAAGAAATTATTTCCTTCTTCGCACCGTATGGTGATCTGTATACCATCAGGTATTACTGAGGTTGAAAAAAGAGCTGTGCGTGACTCGGCGGAACATGCCGGAGCCAAAGAAGTTTATATGATCCATGAGCCTATTGCAGCAGCCATAGGTATAGGTATCGACATCGAACAGCCTGTAGGTTCCATGATTGTTGACATCGGAGGAGGAACAACTGAGATTGCTGTAATAGCACTTTCAGGGATTGTTTGCGACCAGTCTATCCGTGTAGCGGGTGATACGTTTAACCGCGACATTCTTGACTACATGCGTAGACAACACAACCTGCTGATCGGTGAAAGATCTGCAGAGAAAGTGAAGATAGAAGTAGGTTCTGCACTTACTGAGCTTGACGACGGCCCTGAAGATTATGAAATAAGAGGCCGTGACCTGATGACGGGTATTCCTAAAGTAATAAAGATCTCTTACTCTGAAATAGCATTTGCCCTTGACAAGTCGGTGTCTAAAATTGAAGAGGCTGTTCTGAAAGCTTTGGAGATCTCTCCACCCGAGTTATCAGCAGATATTTATGATAACGGTATCCATCTAACAGGTGGTGGCGCGTTGCTTCGAGGGTTGGATAAACGACTTGCCTTGAAAACAAAATTGCCTATTCACGTTGCTGAAGATCCGTTAAGAGCTGTGGTAAGAGGTACAGGGCACGCACTTAAGAATCTGAATTCTTTCAAAGCAGTACTAATGACATAA
- a CDS encoding acetyl-CoA carboxylase biotin carboxyl carrier protein subunit → MYKVNVNDNSFEVTLKDGQIDIDGQPFEWDIARINDQSYHIIKDSKSYRAEVVNADFKKKSITLKINGSKYDIELKDKFDLLLEKLGMDVAASAQMNDVKAPMPGLIFEIQVAEGDEVKKGDPIMILEAMKMENVIKADGDGVVKSVKVKKGDSVEKNQVLVQF, encoded by the coding sequence ATGTATAAAGTAAACGTTAACGATAATAGTTTTGAAGTAACACTTAAGGATGGCCAAATAGATATTGACGGTCAGCCTTTTGAGTGGGACATTGCCAGGATCAACGACCAGTCGTACCACATCATTAAAGACAGTAAGTCATACCGTGCTGAAGTAGTAAATGCTGACTTTAAGAAAAAGAGCATTACACTTAAGATCAATGGCAGCAAATATGACATAGAGCTCAAAGACAAATTTGACCTGCTTCTGGAAAAGCTGGGAATGGATGTTGCTGCATCAGCTCAGATGAATGATGTAAAGGCTCCGATGCCGGGGTTGATCTTTGAAATCCAGGTGGCTGAAGGAGACGAAGTAAAGAAAGGCGATCCAATAATGATCCTTGAAGCCATGAAAATGGAGAATGTGATCAAGGCAGACGGTGATGGTGTGGTAAAGTCAGTAAAGGTTAAAAAAGGAGATAGCGTAGAAAAAAATCAGGTGTTGGTCCAATTTTAA